The Candidatus Methylomirabilota bacterium genome contains a region encoding:
- a CDS encoding site-2 protease family protein yields the protein MRDTFELVRLFGVPIRFHWSWFAVIALITWTLAAGYFPAQLPEASAALSWLSGLMAALLLFGSVLLHELSHAVVARRVGLPVSGITLHVFGGVAQLEREPDSPRSEFLMAVVGPLTSYAVGAACWMALRIAAWPPAGGAILAYLGAVNVLVGTFNLVPGFPLDGGRLLRSALWAWRGDLGWATRIAGQAGSGFAFVLMAWGGLQLATGEVIGGAWLILIGLFLHQAASASYAQLVARRSLERVPVHDVMARRVVTVPAGAMLDQLVDTYFWSHHVTSFPVTESARDGDGVLGIVTINHVKAVPQEEWPSTAVRDVMIGLSHELSIAPSASCWEALGKLTRNGVGRLVVLHANRLVGYLSVRDVLHVLTLQVARGDTVVPLGRGGARRVLDRAA from the coding sequence ATGCGCGATACCTTCGAGCTGGTCCGGCTCTTCGGGGTTCCGATCCGCTTCCACTGGAGCTGGTTCGCGGTCATCGCCCTGATCACCTGGACGCTGGCCGCGGGGTATTTTCCCGCCCAGCTCCCGGAGGCGTCGGCGGCGCTCAGCTGGCTTTCCGGTCTGATGGCCGCGCTCCTCTTGTTCGGCTCGGTGCTGCTCCACGAGCTCTCGCACGCCGTGGTGGCGCGACGGGTGGGTCTGCCCGTCTCGGGCATCACCCTGCACGTCTTCGGCGGCGTCGCCCAGCTCGAGCGCGAGCCGGACTCGCCGCGCTCGGAGTTCCTCATGGCGGTGGTCGGGCCGCTGACGAGCTACGCGGTCGGCGCCGCCTGCTGGATGGCCCTGCGGATCGCGGCGTGGCCACCGGCCGGGGGAGCCATCCTGGCCTACCTCGGCGCGGTCAACGTGCTGGTCGGGACCTTCAATCTGGTCCCCGGCTTTCCGCTGGACGGCGGCCGGCTGCTTCGCTCCGCGCTGTGGGCGTGGCGCGGCGACCTCGGCTGGGCCACTCGCATCGCCGGCCAAGCCGGCTCCGGCTTCGCCTTCGTCCTGATGGCGTGGGGCGGCCTCCAGCTCGCCACCGGCGAGGTGATCGGGGGCGCCTGGCTGATCCTCATCGGCTTGTTCCTGCACCAGGCGGCGAGCGCGAGCTACGCGCAACTCGTGGCGCGTCGATCGCTCGAGCGGGTGCCCGTCCACGACGTGATGGCGCGGAGGGTCGTGACGGTCCCGGCCGGCGCGATGCTCGATCAACTCGTCGATACGTACTTCTGGTCGCACCATGTGACGAGCTTCCCCGTCACCGAATCCGCCCGCGATGGGGACGGCGTGCTCGGGATCGTCACGATCAATCACGTCAAGGCGGTGCCGCAGGAGGAGTGGCCGTCGACGGCGGTGCGCGACGTGATGATCGGTCTCAGCCATGAGCTCTCGATCGCGCCATCGGCTTCTTGCTGGGAGGCGCTCGGCAAGCTCACCCGGAACGGGGTCGGCCGACTCGTCGTGCTCCACGCGAACCGGCTCGTCGGCTACCTGAGCGTGCGCGACGTGCTCCACGTCCTGACGCTGCAGGTCGCCCGCGGGGACACGGTGGTCCCTCTCGGCCGGGGTGGGGCCCGCCGGGTGCTGGATCGCGCGGCCTGA